One Candidatus Zixiibacteriota bacterium genomic window carries:
- a CDS encoding carboxypeptidase regulatory-like domain-containing protein — MNRKYGTSFVFVVFLIVGVIFTQPAYSQPQNVNSGNVYKVPITVEFSEADLIFDKIEGYDIVHLFDGDKNVKLGNPLLPSKLVKVALPEGMIAVNVVVDKAESQKIDGEYNIYPSQPAREISSNYDRDIEFVEPNSAIYSSDKPYPTKLAELIYQTDLAGQSMAVIMINPLQYIPAEKSLVFHTEISFTIQGDFGNVCSHYLPAAVSEFNKREYESMVKGMVINPEDAKVITSEYTPFQIALDPGNYDYVIITISSFVSAFQSLADWKTKKGIPAKIVTTTWIYGEYSGSNVEKIRAFIMDAHSTWGTVYFLLGGDTGQIPYHIKSVNGENVPNDTYYSDYDGNWTCNVHVGRASVISSGAVTTFKNKVLTYEKNPPLTSYCEKIGLYAFDLDDYTFSEILKRKLYTSPYNYIPSGWAIDTVYDSQSTNHRTAVINSINSGQNLINHSDHSYTYYMGTGSHNHGWGLNTGDVDAFSNGSRQSILYSLGCWACSYDYSSCIAEHFVRDSNGGCVAFIGNSRSGLYYQGDYNTLSMLYDRYFFRSLLSQGQYKLGNAFSDHKNDGPTSYGAEQQIFTELTLLGDPEMPVWTDTPVNLIVSHPDTIPLGSNPFTVHVQSFGGANIYLGYVCLMKGDEVYLTGSTDINGDVTFYPAPTTLGTMYVTATKNNYLPSETEAVVDEFYGAISGIVKNQLYEPIEGVYAYSSSPSIEDTTDATGMYTLYGFDSGSYSVTYSHPGYQDTTITGISVIEGDTTRVHVTLNSLPYDAGVSEIFSPTDSMIMDMPILIRCEVNNYGSETQSFGVIFEARILGSSAIEFADTVSLSNVPGYATDTVSGFDTFYPSVDTIYNLKAYTNLSADMNYANDTTLKSSDCFQGAAIWYGNLDGSPLTANVNSRLNIDVWMLAAGEVYIGDMLLCLGAENTCFDSLLSQTEGQLYYPLTEWDAAEFLSPDGSPPNPAGWSNQAFMGFARLSSESDAPWLHQETASKIMTFTFKTVDDDSLIGQTVACLGMGINSPQGETNIGDTLGWYGFPYVEYFSSVTFIDPFGYCDYLPGDVNGDDIVIGSDVTYAVNYFRGTGNPPPDSCWNTSNESWLYSAADVNGDCLFMGSDVVYFVQYFRGVNPPPTYCPETPPTPSALFNDDISVFPDGSIK, encoded by the coding sequence ATGAATAGAAAATACGGAACATCATTCGTTTTTGTCGTTTTCTTAATTGTGGGGGTTATTTTTACTCAACCGGCTTATTCTCAACCGCAAAACGTTAATTCAGGGAACGTTTATAAAGTTCCGATTACGGTTGAATTTTCTGAAGCTGACCTGATTTTCGATAAAATTGAAGGCTATGATATCGTGCATCTGTTTGATGGCGATAAAAATGTTAAACTCGGAAACCCCCTGCTTCCATCAAAACTTGTAAAAGTTGCCTTGCCCGAGGGGATGATTGCTGTAAACGTTGTTGTTGATAAGGCAGAATCTCAAAAAATTGATGGCGAATATAATATCTATCCCTCCCAACCAGCAAGGGAAATAAGTTCCAACTATGATAGAGATATTGAATTTGTAGAGCCAAACAGCGCCATTTATTCATCAGATAAGCCGTATCCAACAAAATTGGCTGAGCTTATTTATCAAACCGATCTGGCTGGTCAGTCTATGGCTGTAATAATGATTAATCCGCTTCAATATATTCCCGCTGAGAAAAGTTTAGTATTTCATACTGAAATATCTTTTACAATTCAGGGTGATTTCGGTAATGTTTGCAGTCATTATTTGCCGGCAGCAGTGTCTGAATTCAATAAGCGTGAATATGAAAGCATGGTTAAAGGTATGGTAATTAATCCTGAGGATGCAAAGGTAATAACCTCAGAATATACGCCATTTCAAATCGCTTTGGACCCGGGCAATTATGATTATGTTATAATCACTATCAGCAGTTTTGTCAGTGCTTTTCAATCATTGGCTGATTGGAAAACCAAGAAGGGAATACCGGCAAAAATTGTAACTACAACTTGGATTTACGGCGAATATTCCGGAAGCAATGTTGAGAAAATACGCGCCTTCATTATGGATGCCCATTCAACTTGGGGAACTGTCTATTTCCTTCTGGGAGGCGATACAGGTCAGATTCCATATCATATTAAGTCAGTTAATGGTGAGAATGTTCCTAATGATACATACTATTCCGACTATGACGGCAATTGGACCTGCAATGTTCATGTCGGCAGAGCTTCGGTAATCTCCTCCGGCGCCGTTACCACTTTTAAGAATAAAGTCTTAACTTATGAAAAGAATCCGCCCTTAACAAGTTATTGTGAAAAAATAGGTTTGTATGCTTTTGATCTTGACGACTACACCTTTTCTGAAATACTAAAAAGAAAACTCTATACTTCTCCATATAATTATATTCCATCCGGTTGGGCAATTGATACGGTTTATGACAGTCAGAGCACCAATCATAGAACTGCTGTAATCAATTCGATTAACAGCGGCCAGAACCTGATAAATCACAGCGACCATTCATATACATATTATATGGGTACCGGCAGTCATAATCACGGCTGGGGACTCAACACCGGCGATGTTGACGCTTTCAGTAATGGCAGCAGACAAAGCATCTTATATTCGTTAGGCTGCTGGGCTTGTTCCTATGACTATAGCAGCTGCATAGCTGAACACTTCGTCCGCGATTCGAATGGCGGCTGTGTTGCTTTTATCGGCAATTCGCGGTCAGGGTTGTATTATCAGGGAGACTATAATACGCTTTCGATGTTGTATGACCGCTATTTCTTCCGGTCTCTGTTAAGTCAAGGGCAATATAAACTGGGAAATGCTTTCTCCGATCATAAAAACGATGGACCGACGAGTTATGGCGCAGAACAGCAAATATTTACCGAGCTTACTCTTCTGGGCGACCCCGAGATGCCTGTTTGGACAGATACTCCGGTTAACCTTATAGTATCCCATCCCGATACAATACCGCTTGGTTCTAATCCGTTTACGGTGCATGTTCAAAGTTTTGGCGGCGCAAATATCTATTTAGGCTATGTATGTTTGATGAAAGGCGACGAGGTATATCTAACCGGCTCGACCGATATCAACGGCGATGTAACTTTTTATCCGGCGCCCACGACTCTTGGGACAATGTATGTTACGGCTACCAAGAATAACTATCTGCCATCCGAAACAGAAGCTGTTGTTGATGAATTCTATGGCGCAATCAGCGGCATTGTAAAAAATCAGCTGTATGAACCAATTGAGGGAGTATATGCATATTCTTCCAGCCCATCTATTGAGGATACTACTGATGCAACAGGTATGTATACTCTTTACGGATTTGATTCGGGTTCATATAGTGTTACTTATTCCCATCCTGGCTACCAAGACACTACTATCACCGGAATTTCGGTTATCGAGGGCGATACTACAAGGGTTCATGTTACTCTAAATAGCCTGCCGTATGATGCTGGTGTAAGCGAGATATTCAGCCCGACAGACTCCATGATTATGGATATGCCGATATTGATTAGATGCGAAGTAAATAATTATGGGTCGGAGACGCAGTCTTTCGGCGTTATTTTCGAGGCGCGTATTCTTGGCTCGTCAGCCATAGAATTTGCTGATACGGTTTCACTATCAAATGTTCCTGGTTATGCCACTGATACAGTATCCGGTTTTGATACATTTTATCCATCTGTTGATACTATATACAATCTCAAAGCCTATACAAATCTGTCAGCAGATATGAATTATGCAAATGATACCACTTTAAAATCGAGCGATTGTTTTCAGGGAGCGGCTATCTGGTACGGCAATTTGGATGGTTCGCCGCTTACTGCAAATGTCAATAGCAGATTAAACATTGATGTTTGGATGTTGGCTGCCGGGGAAGTATATATTGGCGATATGCTCCTATGTCTTGGCGCAGAAAACACTTGTTTCGACAGCCTTCTAAGCCAAACAGAGGGTCAATTATACTATCCGTTAACGGAATGGGACGCGGCGGAATTTCTGTCACCAGATGGTTCGCCGCCAAATCCAGCCGGATGGTCAAATCAGGCATTTATGGGATTTGCCAGACTTAGCTCCGAATCTGATGCTCCATGGCTTCACCAAGAAACTGCCAGTAAGATAATGACATTCACATTTAAAACTGTTGATGATGATAGCCTTATCGGACAAACAGTGGCTTGTCTGGGAATGGGAATTAATTCCCCTCAGGGAGAAACAAATATTGGCGATACGCTGGGATGGTATGGCTTCCCTTATGTTGAATATTTCAGTTCGGTAACTTTCATTGATCCTTTTGGCTATTGCGATTACTTGCCCGGCGATGTTAATGGCGATGACATTGTTATTGGCAGCGATGTAACTTACGCAGTCAATTATTTCCGCGGGACAGGCAATCCGCCTCCTGATAGCTGCTGGAATACATCGAATGAATCATGGTTGTATTCGGCTGCGGATGTTAATGGCGATTGCTTATTTATGGGTTCTGATGTTGTATATTTTGTTCAATATTTCAGAGGTGTAAATCCTCCGCCAACCTATTGCCCCGAAACGCCGCCAACGCCGTCTGCTTTATTTAACGATGATATTTCGGTTTTTCCGGACGGTTCGATAAAATGA